The following are from one region of the Anguilla rostrata isolate EN2019 chromosome 7, ASM1855537v3, whole genome shotgun sequence genome:
- the LOC135259744 gene encoding toll-like receptor 2 type-2 isoform X2 has translation MGTLIFALLFGCLLTRQSTQLERQNCQRCDKQFFCDCSDEGLPQVPKVPEDTLGLNLSFNHIEKITNNDFHDYNHLKTLYLQSNWIADIHENAFSSLGNLERLDLSYNRLSSLSSSWFDWLISLQHLNLLGNTYQTLGTGFLFARLGRMRSLLFGNPSFYSMGKNDLVGLRDLDEMVLSGNNLVHYEDGSLSKIQLNGSLTLCLDHLFQKDLGLLTIILRDICSPETFLIIADVMLNNNRTIQPFVQAIKKGVTKILLKNVTTTDEAIIHFLQAMDNAPLMFFGAEDSLLLGRGFWDKVNATRHDKLETLYIKNLAIQDFYAFSSLTYLANILKYPKNISIINSEVFLMPCPTSKLLKKLEYLDFTGNLLTDLAMRESMCGGRGTLLKLRFLNVSKNSLKSLALMNQLVSNLNKLESLDLSQNLFSVMPEECTWPTSLQYLNLSLTQLGKITECLPKSLHVLDLNGNHLTVFDIELPYLKELYISGNKFTSLPSGRWFPRLELLLIQQNVLNMFDANDLKEYKNLQNLEAGYNKFVCSCEFLAFMQQKVSQLVKIGDGPESYVCDSPVTLRGQLVADAHLSIFECHMMVAVSGLCTIVFLAMLICGILCYKLHVVCERDSEWLEEFLVPELEGAHPPFRLCLHKRDFLPGQWIVDNIINAMEKSHTTLFVLSRHFVSSEWCKYELDFSHFRLFDENNDTAVLILLEPIAKETIPKRFCKLRKFMNSRTYLEWPEDEEQRPLFWHNLKVAIKRGE, from the exons ATGGGAACCCTGATATTTGCATTGCTCTTTGGGTGTCTTCTTACAAGGCAGAGCACACAGTTGGAAAGACAAAATTGCCAGCGATGTGACAAGCAGTTCTTTTGTGACTGTTCTGATGAAGGCCTTCCTCAGGTCCCCAAAGTGCCTGAAGACACCCTGGGACTCAATCTTTCCTTCAaccatattgaaaaaataaccaataatGACTTTCATGACTATAACCATTTGAAAACTCTCTACCTGCAAAGTAACTGGATCGCAGATATTCACGAAAATGCTTTTTCTTCTCTCGGGAACCTGGAAAGACTTGACCTGTCCTACAACCGCCTCAGCAGTTTATCCTCATCTTGGTTTGACTGGCTTATCTCACTGCAGCATCTAAACCTATTAGGAAATACCTACCAAACATTAGGGACAGGATTCCTTTTTGCCCGGCTGGGGAGGATGAGAAGCTTGCTGTTTGGGAATCCCTCGTTTTACTCCATGGGCAAGAATGACCTGGTGGGCTTGAGAGATCTGGATGAGATGGTTCTATCAGGCAACAACCTGGTACATTATGAGGATGGCAGCCTCAGTAAAATCCAACTCAATGGTTCTCTTACACTTTGCCTTGACCATCTATTTCAGAAAGATCTGGGTCTTCTGACAATCATCTTGAGGGATATCTGTAGCCCAGAGACTTTTCTGATTATTGCTGACGTGATGCTAAATAATAATCGCACAATCCAGCCATTTGTTCAAGCTATAAAGAAAGGTGTGACGAAGATTCTTTTAAAGAATGTGACAACAACTGATGAAGCCATAATTCACTTCCTGCAAGCAATGGATAATGCTCCATTGATGTTTTTTGGGGCTGAGGATTCACTGTTACTTGGACGTGGCTTTTGGGACAAGGTAAATGCCACACGTCATGACAAGCTCGAAACATTGTACATAAAAAATCTAGCAATTCAAGATTTCTATGCCTTTAGTTCTCTAACTTACCTTGCTAATATCCTAAAGTACCCCAAAAACATCTCTATCATTAACAGCGAAGTCTTCCTCATGCCCTGCCCGACCTCTAAGCTCTTGAAAAAGCTGGAGTATCTGGACTTCACTGGGAACTTACTCACTGATCTTGCCATGAGAGAGTCCATGTGTGGTGGACGAGGTACATTGTTAAAGCTCAGATTTCTTAATGTGAGCAAGAACTCTCTCAAGTCTCTTGCTCTTATGAACCAATTAGTCAGCAATCTCAACAAGCTTGAGTCCTTGGATTTAAGTCAAAACCTATTTTCTGTCATGCCGGAAGAGTGCACTTGGCCTACAAGTCTGCAATACTTAAATCTGTCCTTGACCCAATTAGGGAAAATTACAGAATGTCTTCCAAAGAGTTTGCACGTCTTAGATTTAAATGGCAATCACCTGACTGTGTTTGACATAGAACTACCGTACCTCAAAGAGCTGTACATCTCAGGCAACAAGTTCACAAGTTTGCCCTCAGGAAGGTGGTTCCCAAGACTGGAATTGCTGCTGATCCAACAAAATGTGCTCAACATGTTTGATGCAAATGATTTAAAGGAATATAAGAACCTGCAAAATCTGGAAGCTGGCTACAACAAATTTGTGTGCTCGTGTGAATTCTTGGCTTTTATGCAGCAGAAGGTCAGTCAGTTAGTCAAGATTGGTGATGGACCTGAGAGTTATGTGTGTGACTCACCAGTTACTCTGAGAGGACAGCTGGTTGCAGATGCACACCTCTCCATCTTTGAGTGCCACATGATGGTGGCTGTGTCTGGACTGTGCACTATTGTCTTTCTGGCAATGCTTATCTGTGGGATCCTTTGCTACAAGCTCCATGTTGTTTG CGAGAGGGATTCTGAGTGGCTTGAGGAGTTCCTGGTCCCAGAGCTGGAGGGAGCCCATCCGCCATTTCGGCTCTGCCTGCACAAACGTGACTTCCTTCCTGGGCAGTGGATAGTAGACAACATTATCAATGCTATGGAGAAAAGCCACACCACTCTCTTTGTCCTGTCCCGGCACTTTGTCAGCAGTGAATGGTGCAAGTATGAGCTTGATTTCTCCCACTTTCGCCTGTTTGATGAGAACAACGACACTGCTGTCCTGATTCTGCTGGAGCCCATCGCCAAGGAGACCATTCCAAAGAGGTTCTGTAAGCTGCGTAAATTTATGAACTCAAGAACCTATTTGGAGTGGCCAGAGGATGAGGAGCAAAGACCTCTATTCTGGCACAATCTTAAAGTAGCAATTAAGAGAGGCGAATAA
- the LOC135259744 gene encoding toll-like receptor 2 type-2 isoform X1: protein MGTLIFALLFGCLLTRQSTQLERQNCQRCDKQFFCDCSDEGLPQVPKVPEDTLGLNLSFNHIEKITNNDFHDYNHLKTLYLQSNWIADIHENAFSSLGNLERLDLSYNRLSSLSSSWFDWLISLQHLNLLGNTYQTLGTGFLFARLGRMRSLLFGNPSFYSMGKNDLVGLRDLDEMVLSGNNLVHYEDGSLSKIQLNGSLTLCLDHLFQKDLGLLTIILRDICSPETFLIIADVMLNNNRTIQPFVQAIKKGVTKILLKNVTTTDEAIIHFLQAMDNAPLMFFGAEDSLLLGRGFWDKVNATRHDKLETLYIKNLAIQDFYAFSSLTYLANILKYPKNISIINSEVFLMPCPTSKLLKKLEYLDFTGNLLTDLAMRESMCGGRGTLLKLRFLNVSKNSLKSLALMNQLVSNLNKLESLDLSQNLFSVMPEECTWPTSLQYLNLSLTQLGKITECLPKSLHVLDLNGNHLTVFDIELPYLKELYISGNKFTSLPSGRWFPRLELLLIQQNVLNMFDANDLKEYKNLQNLEAGYNKFVCSCEFLAFMQQKVSQLVKIGDGPESYVCDSPVTLRGQLVADAHLSIFECHMMVAVSGLCTIVFLAMLICGILCYKLHVVWYVKMTWAWLQAKRKRKVNANNDICYDAFVSYSERDSEWLEEFLVPELEGAHPPFRLCLHKRDFLPGQWIVDNIINAMEKSHTTLFVLSRHFVSSEWCKYELDFSHFRLFDENNDTAVLILLEPIAKETIPKRFCKLRKFMNSRTYLEWPEDEEQRPLFWHNLKVAIKRGE from the coding sequence ATGGGAACCCTGATATTTGCATTGCTCTTTGGGTGTCTTCTTACAAGGCAGAGCACACAGTTGGAAAGACAAAATTGCCAGCGATGTGACAAGCAGTTCTTTTGTGACTGTTCTGATGAAGGCCTTCCTCAGGTCCCCAAAGTGCCTGAAGACACCCTGGGACTCAATCTTTCCTTCAaccatattgaaaaaataaccaataatGACTTTCATGACTATAACCATTTGAAAACTCTCTACCTGCAAAGTAACTGGATCGCAGATATTCACGAAAATGCTTTTTCTTCTCTCGGGAACCTGGAAAGACTTGACCTGTCCTACAACCGCCTCAGCAGTTTATCCTCATCTTGGTTTGACTGGCTTATCTCACTGCAGCATCTAAACCTATTAGGAAATACCTACCAAACATTAGGGACAGGATTCCTTTTTGCCCGGCTGGGGAGGATGAGAAGCTTGCTGTTTGGGAATCCCTCGTTTTACTCCATGGGCAAGAATGACCTGGTGGGCTTGAGAGATCTGGATGAGATGGTTCTATCAGGCAACAACCTGGTACATTATGAGGATGGCAGCCTCAGTAAAATCCAACTCAATGGTTCTCTTACACTTTGCCTTGACCATCTATTTCAGAAAGATCTGGGTCTTCTGACAATCATCTTGAGGGATATCTGTAGCCCAGAGACTTTTCTGATTATTGCTGACGTGATGCTAAATAATAATCGCACAATCCAGCCATTTGTTCAAGCTATAAAGAAAGGTGTGACGAAGATTCTTTTAAAGAATGTGACAACAACTGATGAAGCCATAATTCACTTCCTGCAAGCAATGGATAATGCTCCATTGATGTTTTTTGGGGCTGAGGATTCACTGTTACTTGGACGTGGCTTTTGGGACAAGGTAAATGCCACACGTCATGACAAGCTCGAAACATTGTACATAAAAAATCTAGCAATTCAAGATTTCTATGCCTTTAGTTCTCTAACTTACCTTGCTAATATCCTAAAGTACCCCAAAAACATCTCTATCATTAACAGCGAAGTCTTCCTCATGCCCTGCCCGACCTCTAAGCTCTTGAAAAAGCTGGAGTATCTGGACTTCACTGGGAACTTACTCACTGATCTTGCCATGAGAGAGTCCATGTGTGGTGGACGAGGTACATTGTTAAAGCTCAGATTTCTTAATGTGAGCAAGAACTCTCTCAAGTCTCTTGCTCTTATGAACCAATTAGTCAGCAATCTCAACAAGCTTGAGTCCTTGGATTTAAGTCAAAACCTATTTTCTGTCATGCCGGAAGAGTGCACTTGGCCTACAAGTCTGCAATACTTAAATCTGTCCTTGACCCAATTAGGGAAAATTACAGAATGTCTTCCAAAGAGTTTGCACGTCTTAGATTTAAATGGCAATCACCTGACTGTGTTTGACATAGAACTACCGTACCTCAAAGAGCTGTACATCTCAGGCAACAAGTTCACAAGTTTGCCCTCAGGAAGGTGGTTCCCAAGACTGGAATTGCTGCTGATCCAACAAAATGTGCTCAACATGTTTGATGCAAATGATTTAAAGGAATATAAGAACCTGCAAAATCTGGAAGCTGGCTACAACAAATTTGTGTGCTCGTGTGAATTCTTGGCTTTTATGCAGCAGAAGGTCAGTCAGTTAGTCAAGATTGGTGATGGACCTGAGAGTTATGTGTGTGACTCACCAGTTACTCTGAGAGGACAGCTGGTTGCAGATGCACACCTCTCCATCTTTGAGTGCCACATGATGGTGGCTGTGTCTGGACTGTGCACTATTGTCTTTCTGGCAATGCTTATCTGTGGGATCCTTTGCTACAAGCTCCATGTTGTTTGGTACGTAAAGATGACCTGGGCTTGGCTTCAAGCTAAGAGGAAACGAAAGGTCAATGCAAACAACGACATCTGCTATGATGCTTTTGTTTCTTACAGCGAGAGGGATTCTGAGTGGCTTGAGGAGTTCCTGGTCCCAGAGCTGGAGGGAGCCCATCCGCCATTTCGGCTCTGCCTGCACAAACGTGACTTCCTTCCTGGGCAGTGGATAGTAGACAACATTATCAATGCTATGGAGAAAAGCCACACCACTCTCTTTGTCCTGTCCCGGCACTTTGTCAGCAGTGAATGGTGCAAGTATGAGCTTGATTTCTCCCACTTTCGCCTGTTTGATGAGAACAACGACACTGCTGTCCTGATTCTGCTGGAGCCCATCGCCAAGGAGACCATTCCAAAGAGGTTCTGTAAGCTGCGTAAATTTATGAACTCAAGAACCTATTTGGAGTGGCCAGAGGATGAGGAGCAAAGACCTCTATTCTGGCACAATCTTAAAGTAGCAATTAAGAGAGGCGAATAA